The genomic region CGTCTTTTGCTTTTTTTATGTTAAAACTACAAAAAGTACAAAAACAACTTTTTCTTAGGCGTACTTAATAACATCTTCTTTGCTAATTTTATTACCACACATAATCACAAGCCGCTCCACGACGTTGCGAAGTTCGCGGATATTGCCCGTCCAAGGCATTTTTTGCATCTGACTAAGGGCATCAGCAGAGAAAGACTTTTTGGGTTGTCCGTATTCTTGTGCAATTTGGTCTAAAAAATAATCGACCAGCAGGGGAATATCGTCTAACCTTTCGGCTAAGGCAGGCACTTTGACCACAATAACGCTCAAACGGTGGTATAAGTCTTCGCGAAAGTTACCCTTCTTGATTTCCTCTTTGAGGTCTTTATTGGTGGCTGCCAATACGCGCACATTGACTTTGATTTCTTTATCGCCCCCTACGCGCGTGATTTTATGCTCCTGCAAAGCGCGTAAGACTTTGGCTTGTGCCGAAAGGCTCATATCGCCAATTTCGTCTAAAAAGAGCGTTCCCTTGTCGGCTTGCTCAAATTTGCCAATGCGCTGTTTGACGGCAGAGGTAAAAGAGCCTTTTTCGTGTCCGAAAAGTTCGCTTTCTATCAATTCGGAGGGTATGGCGGCACAATTTACCTCGATGAGTGGGTATTTGTTGCGCTCACTTTTTTCGTGTAGCCAACGCGCCACTAATTCTTTCCCCGAACCATTTGCACCCGTTATCAAGACACGCGCCTCTGTGGGTGCTACCTTTTCGATGGTTTCCTTGATTTGCACAATCGC from Hugenholtzia roseola DSM 9546 harbors:
- a CDS encoding sigma-54-dependent transcriptional regulator; this encodes MSKRILIIDDENAIRRTLRDILEYEGYAVEEAKDGQQGLDMVLTADFDVVLCDIKMPKLDGVEVLQKAMELGKDTQFIMISAHGNIETAVECTKKGAFDFIEKPPDLNRLLLTIRNALEKSNLVSETKTLKKKIAKGIDMIGDSEAIVQIKETIEKVAPTEARVLITGANGSGKELVARWLHEKSERNKYPLIEVNCAAIPSELIESELFGHEKGSFTSAVKQRIGKFEQADKGTLFLDEIGDMSLSAQAKVLRALQEHKITRVGGDKEIKVNVRVLAATNKDLKEEIKKGNFREDLYHRLSVIVVKVPALAERLDDIPLLVDYFLDQIAQEYGQPKKSFSADALSQMQKMPWTGNIRELRNVVERLVIMCGNKISKEDVIKYA